Proteins from a genomic interval of Ictalurus furcatus strain D&B chromosome 2, Billie_1.0, whole genome shotgun sequence:
- the pitpnc1a gene encoding cytoplasmic phosphatidylinositol transfer protein 1 — MLMKEYRICMPLTVEEYKIGQLYMISKHSHEQSERGEGVEVVQNEPYEDPTYGAGQFTEKRVYLNNKLPSWARAVVPKIFYVTEKAWNYYPYTITEYTCSFLPKFSIHIETKYEDNNGSNDNIFDEPRDEDTEVCFVDIAYDEIPERYYKESEDLRYFKSEKTARGLLPEGWRDTQDPIMCSYKLVTVKFEVWGLQTRVEQFVHKVIRDVLSLGHRQAFAWVDEWIDMTMEEVREYERATQEATNKKLGTFPPAISISETPLPSCAHSGPSSAPSTPLSTEAPDFLSVPKDRPRKKSAPETLTLPDPARRDSSYWLPNLFSWGSSSRQPE, encoded by the exons TACAAGATTGGACAGCTGTATATGATCAGCAAACACAGCCACGAGCAGAGCGAGCGAGGCGAGGGCGTGGAGGTGGTGCAGAACGAGCCGTATGAGGACCCCACATACGGTGCTGGACAGTTCACAGAGAAACGCGTCTATCTCAACAA CAAGCTGCCAAGCTGGGCACGAGCAGTTGTTCCCAAGATCTTCTATGTAACGGAGAAGGCATGGAACTATTACCCCTACACAATCACTG AGTACACT TGTTCTTTCTTGCCAAAGTTTTCCATTCACATAGAGACGAAATATGAGGACAACAACGGCAGCAATGACAAT ATCTTTGATGAGCCCAGAGATGAGGACACTGAGGTGTGTTTCGTTGACATTGCATATGATGAAATCCCAGAGCGCTACTACAAAGAATCTGAG GACCTGCGCTACTTTAAGTCAGAGAAGACGGCCCGGGGTTTGCTGCCGGAGGGCTGGAGAGACACTCAGGACCCCATCATGTGCTCTTATAAGCTGGTGACGGTGAAGTTCGAGGTGTGGGGCCTGCAGACACGTGTGGAGCAGTTTGTTCACAAG gTGATAAGGGATGTGTTGTCACTAGGTCACAGACAGGCCTTTGCCTGGGTGGACGAGTGGATTG ACATGACAatggaggaggtgagagagtaCGAGCGTGCCACACAGGAAGCCACCAATAAGAAGCTAGGCACATTTCCCCCAGCCATCTCCATAAGTGAGACGCCCCTGCCATCCTGCGCCCACAGCGGACCATCCAGTGCCCCATCTACCCCGCTCTCCACAGAAGCCCCGGACTTCCTCTCTGTGCCCAAAGACAGACCGCGAAAGAAATCAGCGCCTGAGACACTCACGCTCCCCGACCCAGCGAGGAGAGACTCCAGTTATTGGCTGCCGAACCTCTTCTCCTGGGGCTCCAGCTCCCGTCAGCCTGAATGA